A stretch of DNA from Chitinispirillum alkaliphilum:
ACCATCACATTCACATAGAAGTGATAGACCACTGGTATATAATTATCCCTTCTGCTGTGGTGGGATTGATTATTGGAATTAAATTACCTTACACAAAAATTCCCCATGCTGGTCATGTTCTTCTCAGCACCTGGGCGTCACTGTTCTACATACTGGGCCACACATCAATTGGTTTTGAGTGGCTTCCGAGACTTCCACTGGTAATTGTGCTGCTCTTTATCGCAGTGTGGATACCTTGTTGTATCAGTGACATAGTTTTCCCGATGCTATTTATCAGAAAAAAGAGCCATGAATCCCATCCACACAAAGAGGATGTAAAAACACTGAACTAATTTTAAACCAGCGGTTTGGATTTTCAGGGAGGAGAAAATATCTCCTCCCTTTTTTTATGCTGCTACTTCTTCCATTATTCTCAGAGGCATTATCAAAAACAGATCTTCACTTTTCCTATCTTCCGGCTTCTCATAAACCGGGAATACAAGACATGCACTTATCTGGGTATTCATTTCCATTTTCACTTCAGGAGTTTTAATAATATCCAGAATTTCCGTGAGGTACTGTCCATTAAATCCAATCACATGCTCGTCATCATCATACTCCACAGAAATTGAATCTCTGGCTTCTCCTCCAATATCTCTGTTCAGTGCAATTATTTCGAGATTTCCCGGTTTGAATGAAAATTTAATTAAATGGGTTTTGTTGTTTGAAAGAACGGATACTCTTTTCACAGCATTCAGCAGAGAAACTCTGTCTATGACAATTTCCTTGGGATTATTTTTTGGAATTACTTTTGTGTAATCGGGGTAGGGGCCATCGATCATTTTAGAACACATTTCAAACTCTTCAGTTTTGAAAGTTATGTATTTATCCCCCAGCATAACAGTGATCATCTTTTCTTCGTTCTTAGGGTCTACAATTCTTGAGAGCGTACCAAGGCTTTTTGGGGAAATAATCCCGGAAATATTATTGATGATCGGAATAGACATATCTACAAAAGAACTTCCAAGACGATGTCCATCAGTTGATATCATTCCGGTTCTGTCGGGAGTGATTTCCCAAAGAACTCCGCAAAGACACGCCCTCGATTCATCTTTTGCTACGGCGAAAGAACTTTTTGTTATTAATTCACATATTC
This window harbors:
- a CDS encoding DNA polymerase III beta subunit, whose protein sequence is MSVMIQKKELQDLMQKAFPLIPTKSSLQILSNFKMTYIDSQLEISATDLDHSMKVSTPVEGESPFDITVNARKIFEIVRELPEGIVNLEIDETVLIIESEKGFSCKIAGADSQDFPGFPENNTENVFKLSSSRICELITKSSFAVAKDESRACLCGVLWEITPDRTGMISTDGHRLGSSFVDMSIPIINNISGIISPKSLGTLSRIVDPKNEEKMITVMLGDKYITFKTEEFEMCSKMIDGPYPDYTKVIPKNNPKEIVIDRVSLLNAVKRVSVLSNNKTHLIKFSFKPGNLEIIALNRDIGGEARDSISVEYDDDEHVIGFNGQYLTEILDIIKTPEVKMEMNTQISACLVFPVYEKPEDRKSEDLFLIMPLRIMEEVAA